In the Candidatus Rhodoblastus alkanivorans genome, one interval contains:
- a CDS encoding 2Fe-2S iron-sulfur cluster binding domain-containing protein produces METNGERGARDAANGSASVSVTIAETGETFLNDSRHSILESMRRLGKRGVPVGCRSGGCSVCKIEILQGSWRQCRPMSREYVSDDDLDAGRVLACCIAPTENMILRVLGKMRKALERPSPAKTEHQQ; encoded by the coding sequence ATGGAGACGAACGGGGAGCGCGGCGCCCGCGACGCCGCAAACGGCAGCGCGTCCGTGTCGGTGACGATTGCCGAGACGGGCGAAACATTTCTCAACGATTCGCGTCACAGCATTCTTGAAAGCATGCGCCGCCTCGGCAAGCGTGGCGTCCCCGTGGGCTGCCGCAGCGGCGGCTGCTCGGTCTGCAAGATCGAGATCCTACAAGGATCGTGGCGGCAATGCCGGCCGATGAGCCGCGAATATGTCTCCGACGATGATCTTGACGCGGGCCGCGTGCTCGCCTGCTGCATCGCGCCGACGGAGAACATGATCTTGCGGGTTCTTGGCAAGATGCGCAAAGCGCTTGAACGGCCGTCGCCAGCCAAGACGGAACATCAACAATAG
- a CDS encoding catechol 2,3-dioxygenase produces the protein MAINGVLRPGHAQLRALNLEEDVKFYRDVLGLVEMGRDSYGRVYFKAWDERDHHSLVLRQADRAGIDLFAFKVDSLATLDKLEKDLNAYGVATNRIPAGEMLNTGERVSFEIPNGHMIELFAEKKDVGNGLGYSNPAPWNKQAETGIAPTRMDHALLGGIDLDGARDIFVNVLGFYLTEDVIAEDGKTQIAVWLSCSNKTHDIAFVRAPENGKLHHVSYWIETWEKVLRAADIMSMNDVPVDIGPTRHGITRGATIYAFDRSGNRFETFAGGYISYPDMHPLTWPIQHLPEGLDYAQRKLHESFLTVFS, from the coding sequence ATGGCTATCAACGGCGTTTTGCGGCCTGGACACGCGCAGTTGCGCGCGCTGAATCTCGAAGAGGACGTCAAGTTCTATCGCGACGTGCTTGGTCTCGTCGAAATGGGGCGCGACTCTTACGGCCGGGTTTATTTCAAGGCCTGGGACGAACGCGATCACCATAGCCTCGTCCTGCGTCAGGCCGATCGCGCCGGCATCGATCTTTTCGCCTTCAAGGTCGACAGCCTGGCGACGCTCGACAAGCTCGAAAAGGATCTCAACGCCTATGGCGTCGCTACCAATAGAATCCCGGCGGGCGAGATGCTCAACACCGGCGAGCGCGTAAGCTTCGAGATTCCGAACGGTCATATGATCGAACTTTTTGCCGAGAAAAAGGATGTCGGCAACGGCCTCGGCTACAGCAATCCGGCGCCCTGGAACAAACAGGCGGAAACAGGCATCGCCCCGACCCGGATGGATCACGCCTTGCTGGGCGGGATCGATCTCGACGGCGCGCGCGACATTTTCGTCAATGTGCTGGGCTTCTATCTGACCGAAGACGTCATTGCCGAAGACGGCAAGACCCAGATCGCGGTTTGGCTGTCCTGCTCCAACAAAACCCATGACATCGCCTTCGTGCGCGCGCCGGAAAACGGCAAGCTGCACCATGTCTCCTATTGGATCGAGACTTGGGAAAAGGTGCTGCGCGCGGCCGACATCATGTCGATGAACGACGTGCCCGTCGATATCGGTCCGACCCGCCACGGCATCACGCGCGGCGCGACGATCTACGCCTTCGACCGTTCCGGCAACCGCTTCGAGACTTTCGCCGGCGGCTATATCTCCTATCCCGACATGCATCCGCTGACCTGGCCGATCCAACATCTGCCGGAAGGCCTCGATTATGCGCAGCGTAAGCTGCACGAATCCTTCCTCACGGTTTTCAGCTGA
- a CDS encoding 2-hydroxymuconic semialdehyde dehydrogenase gives MLQIRNFIDGAFVDGAEGKTFAKRSPLDNRVIGEVAEAGRADVDRAVAAGRRAVKGPWKKLKLEDRVDLLYALADEMTRRFDDFVAAESSDTGMPLATARHMCARGAANFKIFADVVKNVPSEFFEMATPDGAGAINYALRRPVGVVGVVCPWNAPLLLMTWKVGPALACGDAVVVKPSEETPQTAALLGEAMNTVGIPAGVYNVVHGFGPGSAGEFVTTHPGISAITFTGETRTGAAIMKAAADGARPVSLEMGGKNTAIIFADADLDKAVEGTMRSCFLNTGQVCLGTERVLVERPFFDTFVAALKDAVGKLKIGPPDDPGAAMGPLISLEHREKVLSYYRKAVEEGANVVIGGRALEMPGELNKGAWVQPTIWTGLPDTASVWNDEIFGPCCHISPFDTEEEAIERANATQYGLSSAIWTRDLARAHRVAAEVEAGVVWVNSWFLRDLRTAFGGMKNSGIGREGGVHSLEFYTELKNVCVKL, from the coding sequence ATGCTGCAGATCAGGAATTTCATCGACGGCGCATTCGTCGATGGCGCCGAAGGGAAAACCTTCGCGAAGCGCTCCCCATTGGACAATCGCGTGATCGGCGAGGTCGCCGAAGCCGGCCGCGCGGATGTGGACCGGGCGGTCGCGGCCGGTCGGCGCGCCGTGAAAGGGCCATGGAAAAAACTCAAGCTCGAAGATCGTGTCGATCTGCTCTATGCGCTCGCCGATGAAATGACGCGGCGCTTCGATGATTTCGTCGCCGCGGAAAGTTCGGATACCGGCATGCCGCTCGCCACCGCGCGTCACATGTGCGCGCGTGGCGCCGCCAATTTCAAGATTTTCGCCGACGTCGTCAAAAATGTCCCGAGCGAGTTCTTCGAAATGGCGACGCCGGACGGCGCCGGCGCGATCAATTATGCGCTGCGCCGTCCCGTCGGCGTCGTCGGCGTCGTCTGTCCGTGGAACGCGCCGCTGCTGTTGATGACCTGGAAGGTCGGCCCCGCACTGGCCTGCGGCGACGCCGTCGTCGTGAAGCCGTCGGAAGAAACGCCGCAAACCGCCGCCTTGCTTGGCGAGGCGATGAACACGGTCGGCATTCCGGCGGGCGTCTACAATGTGGTGCACGGCTTCGGTCCGGGTTCAGCGGGCGAATTCGTCACCACCCACCCGGGAATTTCCGCCATCACCTTCACCGGCGAAACGCGCACCGGCGCGGCGATCATGAAGGCCGCGGCGGACGGCGCCCGTCCGGTCTCGCTGGAAATGGGCGGCAAGAACACCGCGATCATTTTCGCCGACGCCGATCTCGACAAGGCGGTCGAAGGAACGATGCGGTCGTGCTTCCTGAACACCGGCCAGGTCTGCCTGGGCACGGAGCGCGTCCTCGTCGAGCGCCCGTTCTTCGATACTTTTGTCGCCGCCCTGAAGGACGCGGTCGGCAAGCTGAAGATCGGCCCGCCGGACGACCCCGGGGCGGCCATGGGCCCGCTGATTTCCCTGGAACATCGTGAAAAGGTTCTGTCCTATTACCGCAAGGCGGTCGAAGAGGGCGCCAATGTCGTGATCGGCGGGCGCGCGCTGGAAATGCCGGGAGAGCTGAACAAGGGCGCCTGGGTCCAGCCGACCATCTGGACCGGCCTGCCCGACACGGCCTCAGTCTGGAACGACGAAATCTTTGGCCCGTGCTGCCACATATCGCCTTTCGACACGGAGGAAGAGGCGATTGAACGCGCCAACGCCACGCAATACGGCCTCTCCAGCGCCATCTGGACGCGCGATCTCGCCCGCGCGCACCGCGTCGCGGCGGAAGTCGAGGCCGGCGTCGTCTGGGTCAATTCCTGGTTCCTGCGCGATCTGCGCACGGCCTTCGGCGGCATGAAAAATTCCGGAATCGGCCGCGAGGGCGGGGTCCATTCTCTCGAATTCTACACCGAGCTGAAAAATGTCTGTGTCAAACTCTGA
- the dmpE gene encoding 2-oxopent-4-enoate hydratase has translation MSVSNSDLIAALGDELHQALVARRTIAPLSGRGHGLTIEHAYRIQERMLSHRIAAGQKVVGKKVGATSAAVQNLLKVDQPDFGLLLSDMIYNEGETIPMSRLIQPKAEGEIAFMLKRDLRGPGVTMADVIAATECVMPCFEIVDSRIDDWKIGIVDTVADNASCGVFALGGTARDPKKVDLELCGMVLERNGDVAATGAGAAALGHPASAVAWLANTLGRLGIPLLAGEVILSGSLATLVSVSAGDHLRVSIGGLGECSVRFT, from the coding sequence ATGTCTGTGTCAAACTCTGATCTCATCGCGGCGCTCGGCGACGAACTGCACCAGGCGCTCGTGGCGCGCCGAACCATTGCGCCGCTTTCGGGGCGCGGCCACGGCCTGACGATCGAACACGCCTATCGCATTCAGGAACGTATGCTGTCGCATCGCATCGCCGCCGGCCAGAAAGTCGTAGGCAAGAAAGTCGGCGCGACCTCGGCGGCGGTTCAGAACCTCCTCAAGGTCGATCAGCCGGATTTCGGTCTTCTGCTCTCCGACATGATCTATAACGAGGGCGAGACGATTCCGATGAGCCGGCTGATCCAGCCCAAGGCCGAAGGCGAAATCGCCTTCATGCTGAAGCGCGATCTGCGCGGGCCAGGCGTGACAATGGCTGACGTCATCGCCGCGACCGAATGCGTCATGCCGTGTTTCGAGATCGTCGACAGCCGCATCGACGACTGGAAGATCGGGATTGTCGACACCGTCGCGGACAACGCCTCCTGTGGGGTGTTCGCGCTTGGCGGAACGGCGCGCGATCCGAAAAAGGTCGATCTCGAATTGTGCGGGATGGTCCTTGAAAGGAACGGCGATGTGGCCGCGACCGGCGCCGGCGCCGCGGCCCTCGGCCATCCGGCCAGCGCGGTCGCCTGGCTCGCCAATACACTTGGCCGTTTGGGCATTCCGCTGCTGGCGGGCGAGGTCATCCTGTCCGGCTCGCTGGCGACGCTTGTTTCCGTTTCCGCTGGCGATCATTTGCGCGTTTCCATCGGGGGCCTGGGCGAGTGCTCGGTCCGTTTCACGTGA
- the dmpH gene encoding 2-oxo-3-hexenedioate decarboxylase, producing the protein MALDKDAVGALAEYLETAELDARAVPQISLQHPGITEDDGYAIQHAIRRRKEARGVRIVGIKAGLTSRAKMKQVGVDRPSYGFLADYFAVNDGARIPIEQLIHPRVEPEIAFVLDKPLEGPGCHIGAVLAATDFVLPALEVIDSRYENFKFDFPSVVADNSSSSRFVLGGRCRPLEDLDLRTIGLVLEKNGAPFAFGAGAAVLGHPAAAVAMVVNLLARRGEGLPAGALVMTGGATEAVSVAAGDFVQLRAQNLGSVSVGFA; encoded by the coding sequence ATGGCTCTTGATAAGGATGCGGTCGGCGCCCTCGCGGAATATCTCGAAACGGCTGAGCTGGACGCGCGCGCCGTGCCGCAGATTTCCCTGCAACATCCCGGAATCACGGAAGACGACGGCTATGCGATCCAGCACGCGATTCGTCGGCGCAAGGAAGCGCGCGGCGTCAGGATCGTCGGGATCAAGGCCGGCCTGACTTCCCGGGCGAAGATGAAGCAGGTCGGCGTCGATCGGCCCTCGTATGGCTTTCTTGCTGATTATTTCGCGGTCAACGACGGCGCGCGGATTCCGATCGAGCAATTGATCCATCCGCGCGTCGAGCCCGAGATCGCTTTCGTGCTCGACAAGCCGCTCGAAGGCCCGGGTTGCCACATTGGCGCGGTTTTGGCCGCGACCGATTTCGTCCTGCCGGCGCTGGAAGTGATCGACAGCCGTTATGAGAATTTCAAATTCGATTTCCCGAGCGTGGTCGCCGATAATTCCTCGTCCTCACGCTTTGTGCTCGGCGGCCGATGCCGGCCGCTCGAAGACCTCGACCTTCGCACGATCGGGCTCGTCCTGGAAAAGAACGGCGCGCCTTTCGCGTTTGGCGCCGGCGCGGCGGTGCTCGGTCATCCGGCGGCGGCCGTCGCAATGGTCGTCAATCTGCTCGCCCGGCGCGGCGAGGGCCTGCCGGCGGGCGCCCTGGTTATGACGGGCGGCGCGACGGAAGCGGTATCCGTCGCGGCGGGCGATTTCGTTCAATTGCGCGCCCAGAATCTGGGCTCGGTTTCCGTGGGTTTCGCTTGA